One Dysosmobacter welbionis DNA segment encodes these proteins:
- a CDS encoding tyrosine-type recombinase/integrase, which yields MARKRKAGDGTVRQRKDGRWEGRIVIGYDDNGYPKTKNVLAKTKKECVEKLQKLKVDCGGLKPEKVRSEMPFGDWLTYWYENHSKPKIRPTTQETYESRIRLHIIPEIGDIPLNKLTQNDLQQFYGRLKKSGRKRFTDKYGEGLSDRMVRMCHATCRSALEKAVQDGLIRVNPALGCKLPPKKAREMQVLTREELQRFLIQAKFEGYYEVFLLDLATGLRRGELMALQWDDLNFKTGVLNVNKQVYDVRGQLQISTPKTKNSVRKIVLPPAVVAVLREYKKTVNSRWMFPSPVKEDCPITPGVVRRRLQLILEHAGCKHVRFHDLRHTFATLALENGMDVKTLSAMLGHVSAATTLDIYTHITDDMRLTAAANIDRGIGKAAPQEDASESGEETAPAQAEKPSMTDFKPYVGRKRRSGTGCVSEINDHLFEGRYSPKWPDGKKHARNIYARTREECEEKLKVLIVEMKTEIAEAQRLRDIDEGNGSPPEEQKKRGKKT from the coding sequence GTGGCAAGAAAACGAAAAGCCGGAGACGGAACAGTAAGGCAGCGCAAGGACGGTCGGTGGGAAGGCCGCATCGTCATCGGCTATGACGATAACGGCTATCCCAAGACGAAAAATGTCCTTGCCAAAACGAAGAAGGAATGCGTCGAGAAGCTCCAGAAGCTCAAGGTGGATTGCGGCGGGCTGAAGCCCGAAAAAGTACGGTCTGAGATGCCCTTCGGGGACTGGCTGACATACTGGTATGAGAATCACTCCAAGCCTAAGATCCGCCCAACTACGCAGGAGACCTACGAGAGCCGCATCCGCCTGCATATCATTCCGGAGATTGGGGACATCCCGCTGAATAAGCTGACGCAGAACGACCTGCAGCAGTTCTACGGTCGGCTCAAGAAAAGTGGCCGGAAGCGCTTCACCGACAAGTACGGCGAAGGGCTGTCCGACCGAATGGTGCGTATGTGCCACGCCACCTGCCGCTCGGCGCTGGAGAAAGCGGTGCAGGATGGGCTGATCCGTGTGAACCCGGCCCTCGGCTGCAAGCTGCCGCCGAAGAAGGCGAGGGAGATGCAGGTGCTGACGCGGGAGGAGTTGCAACGGTTTCTCATCCAAGCGAAGTTTGAGGGCTACTATGAAGTGTTCCTCCTGGACTTAGCCACCGGCCTGCGCCGGGGTGAGCTGATGGCGCTGCAATGGGACGACCTGAACTTCAAAACCGGTGTGTTGAATGTGAATAAGCAGGTCTACGATGTGCGTGGCCAGCTTCAGATCAGCACGCCCAAGACGAAGAACTCCGTCCGCAAGATCGTCCTGCCGCCTGCTGTGGTGGCGGTGCTGCGGGAGTACAAAAAGACGGTGAACTCCCGCTGGATGTTCCCGTCGCCGGTGAAGGAGGACTGTCCCATCACGCCCGGCGTGGTGCGGCGCAGGTTGCAGCTCATCCTGGAACACGCTGGGTGCAAGCATGTACGCTTTCATGATCTGCGCCATACGTTCGCGACCTTGGCGCTGGAGAACGGCATGGATGTGAAAACGCTCTCCGCTATGCTGGGTCATGTGTCGGCGGCCACCACGCTGGACATCTACACCCACATCACCGACGATATGCGGCTCACGGCTGCCGCCAACATTGACCGTGGCATCGGCAAAGCAGCGCCGCAGGAGGACGCTTCAGAGTCGGGGGAGGAAACTGCCCCGGCCCAGGCGGAAAAGCCGAGTATGACCGATTTTAAGCCCTACGTGGGCCGCAAGCGCAGGTCCGGCACCGGCTGCGTCAGCGAGATCAACGACCACCTCTTCGAGGGACGCTATTCCCCCAAATGGCCCGACGGCAAGAAACACGCCCGCAACATCTACGCCCGTACCCGCGAGGAATGTGAAGAGAAGTTGAAGGTGTTGATCGTGGAGATGAAAACGGAAATTGCGGAAGCACAGCGGCTGAGGGATATAGACGAAGGTAATGGAAGTCCGCCAGAAGAGCAGAAAAAGCGGGGAAAGAAGACATAA
- a CDS encoding helix-turn-helix domain-containing protein, translated as MQESTFTNYDQLPLFLNANTVAQVLGVSISSAYELMHETGFPALRIGSRIVVPKEKFRRWVDAQTGGDA; from the coding sequence ATGCAAGAATCCACATTCACCAACTATGACCAGCTGCCGCTGTTCCTCAACGCGAACACGGTGGCGCAGGTGCTGGGCGTGTCCATCTCCAGCGCCTACGAACTCATGCACGAGACGGGCTTCCCCGCACTGCGGATCGGCAGCCGCATCGTGGTACCAAAAGAAAAATTCCGCCGATGGGTCGATGCGCAGACAGGAGGTGATGCCTGA
- a CDS encoding RNA dependent RNA polymerase translates to MPLMKYRIYELSARAVISYGRQQDGTYTFHLSAAETEKCKSLSAPHEQDDNALFYQTMCVLHGDAFTGAPEGQLVTDLSDVIFYMDFSGIFDRSGARKKHLIRQEKAKALFRPEGVSLDFGSDPHRYLAFERSGSMSRQARLSFIREDFFDAVRRRIMMDMTIGDCQLSKLYAYNGLMLSSGIRIDGIGIDRPHRVVVIDNPTRTERNVSVITVEDDGTQSSTRKYHRVEKKEDIEITCFDGEGLISKEYARVVDEKLCGKKVHTSFQIRMPYVKGMLHEVDFKDFLTLCGTDTITDLWGMEHSVRDVDVILTKSMFKGYGWLTASGMNWEDYRAVFRKYRHALYITNVSKEKPEQTTELNYQFLTTVSIQGDEFRPADLPDGWDHSPETDERNWLTKQTELRYYNLCANPQFRQNYFLEKADWISWWERHQGKDQILAAVLKKNPHFINEPVYARRLEDEADKIVEQYAVGRLIVAGDNRYLSGDLLDFLAFLLPTVPPRKRRQRMFYSTVMTDHFPESSFYAPQAAYAHDDACTLLRNPHIARNEELQLSFYDAKEERKQMRHYYFGHLTDVVMVDSNMLAAERLGGADYDGDMIKTISDPILNACVRRNYNLYRYEKHKSLTNTENIPLLMIPTAQPQIRSADDWEARFETVRSTFSSRVGQICNAALDRSIIAYNENSDAEERERCREETETLAILTGLEIDSAKSGIRPDLDEYLTHKTVKRSAFLKYKTLVEEAETRRAWYEPTHAAKVKAFFKKVDWDEVDSNVERLPYLAQQLKKNTPRIKAKPAKDEELFSFARQPDWKEQLNSDKLAAVDALLRDYDACLSRIRACRVPLKEKKRKSDVERILYARGQEDAYDPDELYALFGSLPPEKVSALLYAMREQAWHLMDEDARERFLREWLPVPEFEDIYDLLTDFRFGGYRILGDIVCDIEEENTGREKKQLFRESDSKAFTAMMSAFADKSASQSYRDAVTAKCRELLTAIVRPALAVRYVVALGRRDLLWDLLPEYIEKNVLEVRDD, encoded by the coding sequence ATGCCGTTGATGAAATACAGGATCTACGAGCTGTCCGCCAGAGCCGTGATCAGCTATGGCAGGCAGCAGGACGGGACATATACCTTCCATCTCAGCGCCGCCGAGACAGAGAAATGCAAATCACTTTCCGCGCCCCATGAGCAGGACGATAACGCACTGTTCTATCAGACCATGTGCGTGCTGCACGGCGACGCTTTCACCGGAGCACCTGAAGGGCAGCTGGTGACCGACCTTTCGGATGTCATTTTCTATATGGACTTCTCCGGCATATTCGACCGGAGCGGTGCCAGAAAGAAACACCTGATTCGACAGGAGAAGGCCAAGGCCCTGTTCCGTCCCGAGGGCGTGAGCCTTGATTTTGGCTCCGACCCGCATCGATATCTCGCCTTTGAGCGGTCAGGCAGCATGAGCCGGCAGGCGCGGCTGTCCTTCATTCGGGAAGATTTTTTTGACGCCGTGCGTCGACGCATCATGATGGATATGACCATCGGTGACTGTCAGCTCAGCAAACTCTACGCCTACAACGGACTGATGCTGTCCAGCGGTATCCGCATTGACGGCATCGGCATTGACCGGCCCCACCGGGTGGTGGTCATCGACAATCCTACGCGCACAGAGCGGAATGTCAGCGTCATCACCGTAGAGGACGACGGAACGCAGAGCAGTACCCGCAAATATCACCGGGTGGAGAAAAAAGAGGACATCGAAATCACCTGCTTCGACGGCGAGGGGCTGATCTCAAAAGAATATGCCCGCGTCGTGGACGAGAAGCTGTGCGGGAAGAAAGTCCACACCTCATTCCAGATCCGTATGCCCTATGTCAAGGGTATGCTGCACGAGGTGGACTTCAAAGACTTCCTGACCCTCTGCGGGACGGACACCATCACCGATCTGTGGGGCATGGAGCATTCCGTCCGGGATGTGGACGTCATCCTCACCAAGAGCATGTTCAAGGGATACGGCTGGCTCACTGCCAGTGGCATGAACTGGGAGGACTACCGGGCGGTGTTTCGCAAGTACCGCCATGCGCTGTACATCACCAATGTGAGCAAGGAGAAACCGGAACAGACCACCGAGCTGAACTATCAGTTTCTGACCACCGTTTCCATTCAGGGTGACGAGTTCCGCCCCGCCGATCTGCCGGACGGCTGGGATCACAGCCCGGAGACGGACGAGCGAAATTGGCTCACCAAGCAGACGGAGCTACGGTACTATAACCTCTGCGCAAACCCGCAATTTCGGCAGAACTACTTTCTGGAGAAAGCGGATTGGATCAGCTGGTGGGAACGGCATCAGGGCAAAGACCAGATTCTTGCCGCCGTGCTGAAAAAGAATCCGCATTTCATCAACGAACCGGTCTATGCCAGGCGGCTGGAGGACGAAGCGGACAAGATCGTGGAGCAGTACGCCGTCGGCCGCCTGATCGTGGCGGGAGACAACCGTTATCTTTCCGGTGATCTTCTGGACTTTCTGGCATTTCTGCTCCCGACTGTTCCGCCGCGCAAACGCAGGCAACGGATGTTTTACAGCACCGTCATGACCGACCACTTCCCGGAGAGTTCCTTCTATGCACCCCAAGCGGCCTATGCCCATGACGACGCCTGCACGCTGCTACGCAATCCGCACATTGCCCGCAACGAGGAGCTACAGCTTTCCTTCTACGACGCGAAGGAAGAGAGAAAGCAGATGCGGCATTACTATTTCGGGCACCTGACGGATGTGGTGATGGTGGATTCCAATATGCTGGCTGCGGAGCGGCTGGGCGGCGCTGACTACGACGGTGATATGATCAAGACCATATCTGATCCAATCCTGAATGCCTGCGTCCGCCGCAACTACAACCTCTACCGCTACGAGAAACACAAATCCCTCACCAACACAGAGAACATTCCTCTGCTGATGATCCCTACGGCCCAGCCCCAGATCCGCAGTGCCGACGACTGGGAGGCACGCTTTGAGACCGTTCGCAGCACCTTTTCCTCCCGCGTCGGTCAGATCTGCAATGCCGCGCTGGATCGCAGCATCATTGCCTACAACGAAAACTCCGACGCCGAGGAGCGGGAGCGCTGCCGGGAGGAGACGGAAACATTAGCCATCCTTACCGGGCTGGAGATCGACTCGGCTAAGAGCGGCATCCGCCCCGATCTGGATGAGTACCTGACCCACAAGACCGTCAAGCGCAGTGCCTTCCTCAAATATAAGACGCTGGTAGAGGAGGCGGAGACCCGGCGCGCCTGGTACGAGCCTACCCATGCGGCCAAGGTAAAGGCGTTTTTCAAAAAGGTGGATTGGGACGAGGTGGACTCCAATGTGGAGCGCCTGCCGTATCTGGCACAGCAGCTGAAAAAGAACACGCCGCGCATCAAGGCAAAGCCCGCCAAGGACGAAGAATTGTTTTCCTTCGCTCGGCAGCCGGACTGGAAGGAACAGTTAAACTCCGATAAGCTGGCGGCAGTGGATGCGCTGCTGCGGGATTACGATGCCTGCCTCTCCCGCATCCGGGCCTGCCGCGTTCCGTTGAAGGAGAAAAAGCGGAAGAGCGATGTGGAGCGCATTCTATATGCCAGAGGGCAGGAGGATGCATACGATCCTGACGAGCTGTACGCTCTGTTCGGCAGCCTGCCGCCGGAAAAGGTGTCCGCCCTGCTGTATGCCATGCGGGAGCAGGCCTGGCACCTCATGGACGAGGATGCACGGGAGCGTTTCCTGCGGGAATGGCTGCCGGTGCCGGAGTTTGAGGATATTTACGATCTGCTGACCGATTTCCGCTTCGGCGGCTACCGCATCCTCGGAGACATTGTCTGTGATATAGAGGAAGAGAACACCGGCAGGGAGAAAAAGCAGCTGTTCCGCGAAAGCGACTCGAAAGCCTTCACCGCCATGATGAGCGCCTTCGCGGACAAATCCGCCTCCCAGAGCTACCGTGATGCGGTGACGGCTAAGTGCCGGGAGTTATTGACCGCGATTGTAAGACCGGCTCTGGCCGTGCGCTATGTGGTCGCTCTCGGCAGACGTGACCTGCTGTGGGATCTACTGCCGGAGTATATCGAGAAAAATGTTCTGGAGGTGCGGGATGATTAA
- a CDS encoding relaxase/mobilization nuclease domain-containing protein, producing the protein MANIKFIAVSRSLSGILDYVTNREKTVERLISGVNCMAQTAQDEFEAVKKQFRKTDGRSYYHIVQAFAPDDPLDFDTAHEIGLKFAEYFKGYQCVVVTHMNTAHIHNHIIMNSVNFETGQKFHQSAREMQQAKEYSNQLCREYGLSFTESKADPFRIPAWKKRLCRTIKEAMENCATRKEFIAFMAEYGYKVRWEPNQKYITYTTPENVRCRDNKLFDQTLLRSSMEAYFDMGGCEYLESRIDATEYGELLPTVDDAVCGLISILDAMNTGDNDRFHLETLHHSKQEIRRILERGGKIDRTVEYAVDNEEEQYEQYHGFSMRM; encoded by the coding sequence ATGGCAAACATTAAATTCATTGCTGTCTCACGCAGTCTGAGCGGTATCCTGGACTATGTTACAAACCGTGAGAAAACGGTGGAGCGTCTCATATCCGGTGTCAACTGCATGGCTCAAACAGCTCAGGATGAATTCGAAGCGGTAAAGAAACAGTTCCGCAAAACAGATGGCCGCAGCTACTACCACATCGTCCAAGCCTTCGCCCCGGACGATCCGCTGGATTTTGATACAGCGCATGAGATCGGGTTGAAGTTTGCGGAATACTTCAAGGGCTACCAGTGCGTGGTGGTCACGCATATGAATACAGCGCACATCCACAATCACATCATCATGAACTCGGTAAATTTTGAAACCGGTCAGAAGTTTCATCAGAGCGCCAGGGAGATGCAGCAGGCAAAGGAGTACAGCAACCAACTCTGCCGGGAGTATGGCTTGTCCTTCACCGAGAGCAAGGCGGATCCGTTCCGTATTCCTGCTTGGAAGAAACGGCTGTGCCGTACCATTAAGGAAGCTATGGAGAACTGTGCTACCCGTAAGGAGTTCATCGCATTCATGGCGGAGTACGGCTACAAGGTGCGATGGGAGCCGAATCAAAAATACATCACCTACACCACACCGGAGAATGTCCGATGCAGAGACAATAAGCTCTTCGACCAGACGCTTCTGCGCAGCAGCATGGAAGCCTACTTCGATATGGGCGGCTGTGAGTATCTGGAAAGCCGCATCGATGCCACCGAGTACGGTGAACTCCTGCCTACGGTGGACGATGCCGTCTGCGGTTTGATCTCCATTCTGGATGCGATGAACACCGGCGACAATGACCGCTTCCATCTGGAAACACTGCATCACAGCAAGCAGGAGATCCGGCGTATTCTGGAACGCGGCGGCAAGATCGACCGCACGGTGGAATACGCTGTAGATAATGAAGAGGAACAATACGAGCAGTACCACGGGTTTTCTATGCGGATGTAA
- a CDS encoding plasmid mobilization protein: MAKNQFIRARVAGWEKDCIRRKADAAHMTESEFVRRAAMDREVTVIEGMDELLRELRYQGNNLNQLTVMARQGRITQVNYEPFTEVYRNAWQTLNSLLSHAV, translated from the coding sequence ATGGCTAAGAATCAATTTATCCGCGCCCGCGTTGCCGGGTGGGAAAAGGACTGCATCCGCCGTAAGGCGGATGCAGCTCATATGACCGAGAGCGAGTTTGTGCGCCGGGCGGCTATGGATCGTGAGGTCACGGTCATTGAAGGTATGGATGAACTTCTGCGGGAGCTGCGCTATCAGGGAAATAACCTGAACCAGCTCACGGTCATGGCTCGGCAGGGGCGTATCACGCAGGTGAACTATGAACCCTTTACGGAGGTGTACCGGAACGCATGGCAAACATTAAATTCATTGCTGTCTCACGCAGTCTGA
- a CDS encoding DUF6809 family protein, with protein MNKLLKDLYDCFYTPPELAATKREIEECHRALIEALGKPERRLVLKIIDAKDHISEDTSLDSFISGFRLAWRLSAELNHYDDERPARCQAAEKPGARFTFKKEDDEQ; from the coding sequence ATGAACAAACTGCTGAAGGATCTGTACGACTGCTTCTACACCCCGCCGGAGCTGGCGGCGACGAAGCGGGAAATCGAAGAATGCCACCGCGCGCTCATTGAGGCGCTGGGCAAGCCGGAGCGCCGATTGGTGCTGAAGATCATCGATGCCAAGGATCATATTTCGGAGGACACTTCGCTCGACAGCTTCATCTCCGGATTTCGGCTGGCGTGGCGGCTGTCCGCAGAATTGAATCACTATGACGATGAGCGTCCGGCGCGCTGCCAAGCGGCAGAGAAACCGGGCGCTCGTTTTACGTTCAAAAAGGAGGATGATGAACAATGA
- a CDS encoding DNA cytosine methyltransferase: MYTAVDLFAGAGGLSLGFMQTGKYDIKVAFENSPYMQDTYRLNHPGVEVLGDVCSANYSDIMRKYGAIDVVIGGPPCQGFSNANRQKNHAISQNNMLVKQYLRAILELQPKAFVMENVSMLSSEVHRFYMEKRDEETIERCNIPVKDTLLHLLDAKFMFEKALTIVQSEKEISKYLWAEEDYYLLNVIYKASRSAAKMQKALDKHKKKLLKRAERYLTIAENDHVFAEAKTAFQAVVDFYEGRLAIDRIKDKIEPSIMIQRMLSKAQEIFENNIVVDKYVQDNGLAAQIRSFAVYDYLKKILEAPENDYVIYSDVLCAADYGAPQKRMRFVVIGIKRSISAKIALPKGHFDADEYRTVRDAISDLEDVKPVIDLADDQNGIVLQPKENLSELASSLRNSLILRNHMVTKTTDTAMERFRALKQGQNFHSLKDSMKTNTYTDAARTQNTIYLRLNYDEPSGTVVNVRKSMWIHPTQDRAISVREAARLQTFPDSFVFCGSKDKQYQQVGNAVPPIMAKSIAEKLAQILEKNLAGRERNG, translated from the coding sequence ATGTACACAGCGGTAGATCTGTTTGCCGGAGCGGGGGGACTCAGTCTTGGGTTCATGCAAACAGGAAAATATGATATTAAAGTGGCTTTTGAGAATAGTCCCTATATGCAAGATACATATCGCTTGAATCATCCAGGCGTAGAAGTTTTAGGTGATGTATGCTCGGCCAACTATAGTGACATTATGCGCAAATATGGCGCTATTGATGTTGTAATTGGTGGCCCTCCATGTCAGGGATTTTCCAATGCTAATCGCCAGAAAAACCATGCGATTAGCCAAAATAATATGCTTGTGAAGCAATATTTACGTGCAATTTTGGAACTGCAACCAAAGGCTTTTGTTATGGAAAATGTAAGCATGTTGAGTTCCGAAGTACATCGATTTTATATGGAAAAGCGCGATGAAGAGACCATTGAGCGCTGCAACATCCCAGTAAAGGATACTCTTCTGCATTTGCTGGATGCGAAGTTTATGTTCGAAAAAGCACTGACTATTGTGCAGTCGGAAAAAGAAATTTCGAAGTATCTTTGGGCAGAAGAAGATTATTACCTGTTGAATGTTATTTACAAGGCATCAAGAAGCGCCGCTAAAATGCAAAAAGCATTGGATAAACATAAGAAAAAATTACTTAAAAGAGCAGAGCGGTATTTAACGATTGCAGAGAATGATCATGTTTTTGCAGAAGCAAAAACAGCATTTCAGGCGGTAGTGGACTTCTATGAGGGAAGACTGGCTATTGATAGAATAAAAGATAAGATTGAACCGTCCATAATGATCCAGCGAATGCTGAGCAAGGCTCAAGAAATATTTGAGAATAACATTGTTGTAGACAAATATGTTCAAGATAATGGCTTAGCCGCCCAAATACGTTCATTCGCAGTTTATGATTACCTGAAAAAAATCCTCGAAGCTCCAGAAAATGATTACGTGATTTATAGCGATGTTCTTTGCGCTGCTGATTATGGTGCACCTCAAAAAAGAATGCGTTTTGTTGTTATAGGAATAAAACGTAGTATTTCTGCAAAAATTGCTTTGCCCAAGGGGCATTTTGACGCAGATGAATATCGTACAGTAAGGGATGCAATTAGCGACCTGGAAGATGTCAAGCCGGTTATTGATCTTGCTGATGACCAAAATGGCATTGTACTACAGCCCAAGGAAAACCTTAGTGAACTTGCTTCATCTTTGCGTAACTCCTTAATCCTAAGAAATCACATGGTCACGAAAACAACTGATACTGCGATGGAGCGCTTTCGTGCTCTTAAACAAGGGCAGAATTTTCATTCACTTAAAGACTCTATGAAAACGAATACCTATACAGATGCTGCACGGACTCAGAATACAATCTACCTTAGACTAAATTATGATGAACCAAGCGGGACAGTGGTCAACGTTAGAAAGTCAATGTGGATTCATCCAACGCAGGATCGGGCGATAAGTGTTAGAGAAGCCGCGCGATTGCAGACATTCCCAGATAGTTTTGTGTTCTGTGGGTCAAAGGATAAGCAGTATCAACAAGTTGGCAACGCTGTTCCTCCAATTATGGCTAAGTCGATAGCAGAAAAACTCGCTCAGATTTTGGAAAAGAATTTAGCTGGTCGTGAAAGAAATGGCTGA
- a CDS encoding DUF6550 family protein produces the protein MTTAERKNTETPRAEPDEELGAVPVPTPAEPTPAVETPQPEPAPPAPQPTIELQPGDEVYIPGFGWVPYEGPNHREYAADMYENGNKIGSMG, from the coding sequence GTGACAACGGCAGAAAGGAAAAATACGGAAACGCCGCGGGCAGAGCCGGACGAGGAGCTTGGCGCCGTTCCTGTCCCCACACCGGCAGAGCCGACACCTGCGGTCGAAACGCCGCAGCCGGAGCCTGCGCCTCCCGCACCGCAGCCGACCATAGAGCTGCAGCCCGGCGACGAGGTCTATATTCCGGGCTTTGGTTGGGTACCATACGAGGGGCCGAATCACCGCGAGTATGCCGCGGATATGTACGAAAATGGCAATAAAATCGGGAGCATGGGCTGA
- a CDS encoding helix-turn-helix domain-containing protein, producing MFQRWPKRDPNKHYYLVPNEVFNLGLTSHEIAVYNYLLRCEDRRTYQCHPSYRTIGRSVQLSENTVRKYVAGLEEKGLIRTEPSTITTKDGRVRNGSLIYTIRPIQEALELNYQRQFLQAERDMERAQAEKRLVELNQQNKKEESA from the coding sequence ATGTTCCAGCGCTGGCCTAAGCGGGATCCGAACAAGCACTACTATCTCGTCCCAAACGAAGTCTTCAATCTCGGTCTCACTTCTCACGAGATTGCCGTCTACAATTACCTTCTGCGCTGCGAGGATCGCAGGACCTATCAGTGCCATCCCAGCTACCGCACCATCGGTCGGTCGGTGCAGCTGAGCGAAAACACCGTGCGAAAATATGTGGCCGGGCTGGAAGAGAAGGGCCTCATCCGCACGGAGCCCAGCACCATCACCACGAAGGACGGCCGCGTGCGCAACGGCAGTCTCATCTATACCATCCGTCCCATTCAGGAAGCGCTGGAGCTGAACTACCAGCGGCAATTTCTGCAGGCGGAGCGTGATATGGAGCGGGCACAGGCAGAGAAGCGGCTGGTCGAGTTGAATCAGCAGAACAAAAAGGAGGAAAGCGCATGA
- a CDS encoding very short patch repair endonuclease, which produces MSHIRSTNSKPEEIVRKYLFSQGLRYRKNVKKLPGCPDIVLPKYHTVIFVNGCFWHRHDCSRFVWPSSNQDYWRPKILRNVERDKKNTEELKALGWNVITVWECELKRAVREENLNLLITKIQQSKS; this is translated from the coding sequence ATGTCCCATATTCGCAGCACAAATTCAAAACCGGAAGAAATTGTGAGGAAATATCTTTTTTCACAAGGGCTCAGATATCGAAAAAATGTGAAGAAGCTCCCAGGGTGTCCGGATATAGTGCTGCCTAAATATCATACTGTCATTTTTGTTAACGGGTGCTTTTGGCATAGACATGATTGCTCCAGATTTGTGTGGCCGAGTTCAAATCAAGACTACTGGAGACCTAAAATCCTGCGGAATGTTGAGCGCGATAAAAAGAATACCGAAGAATTGAAGGCCTTAGGGTGGAATGTCATTACAGTTTGGGAATGTGAACTGAAAAGAGCTGTGCGAGAAGAAAACTTAAATCTGCTTATAACAAAAATCCAACAGAGTAAAAGCTAA
- a CDS encoding tyrosine-type recombinase/integrase, translating to MAKRRPAGDGMVRRRDDGRWEGRIVIGHKENGEPLFRHIYAKTQKALLDKLHQNIECYRDVELTEDSRMTLSQWLDRWLTEYKAGTVRPGTLEGYRRYIEYYIKPQLGDKQISLLSQQDIQRMYRRLKTEGRIHEHPEMGHQLSDSMVRHIHSTLHAALKDAVQAHVIPRNPTEGTTAPKPNYKPKRILTGEELDAFRAVVERDEVWRDFFQTELMTGLRRGEICGLQWSDFDGNTGTLKVGRTLHSQRKGEYTVGETKTNQGMRTIILPHSVVDILRRRKADAISQWIFPDPVKPEDPVDPNAAYRHMKTLLQRTGLPSIRFHDLRHTFATHALTSGVDAKTLSGILGHTNASFTLDTYTHVTSDMQKQACGIVGGFMEDIFGKELKPWQENEKPETEQ from the coding sequence ATGGCAAAACGAAGACCGGCCGGCGACGGCATGGTGCGAAGGCGTGACGACGGCCGCTGGGAGGGCCGCATCGTCATCGGCCACAAGGAAAATGGCGAACCGCTGTTCCGTCACATCTACGCCAAGACGCAAAAGGCGCTGCTGGACAAACTCCATCAGAACATCGAGTGCTACCGTGATGTGGAGCTGACCGAGGACAGCCGCATGACGCTGAGCCAGTGGCTGGATCGCTGGCTCACAGAGTACAAGGCGGGTACGGTGCGCCCCGGTACCCTCGAGGGCTACCGCCGCTACATCGAATACTACATCAAGCCGCAGCTGGGCGACAAGCAGATCTCCCTCCTCTCCCAGCAGGACATCCAGCGGATGTACCGCCGCCTGAAAACGGAGGGGCGCATCCACGAGCATCCCGAGATGGGGCATCAGCTCTCCGACTCCATGGTGCGCCACATCCACTCCACGCTTCACGCCGCACTGAAAGACGCGGTGCAGGCGCATGTCATTCCCAGAAATCCCACCGAAGGTACAACGGCGCCCAAACCCAACTACAAGCCCAAGCGCATCCTGACCGGCGAGGAGCTGGATGCCTTCCGCGCGGTGGTGGAGCGGGACGAGGTGTGGCGGGACTTCTTCCAGACGGAGCTGATGACCGGCCTGCGCCGCGGCGAGATCTGCGGCCTACAATGGAGCGACTTCGATGGGAATACCGGTACGCTGAAGGTGGGCCGCACTCTCCACAGCCAGCGGAAGGGCGAGTATACCGTCGGTGAGACAAAGACCAATCAAGGTATGCGTACCATCATTCTGCCGCACAGCGTGGTGGACATCCTGCGGCGGCGAAAAGCGGATGCCATCAGCCAATGGATATTCCCTGATCCGGTGAAGCCGGAAGATCCCGTCGATCCCAACGCGGCGTATCGCCACATGAAGACGCTGCTCCAGCGGACGGGGCTGCCCAGTATTCGCTTCCACGATCTGCGCCACACCTTCGCCACCCATGCCCTCACCAGCGGCGTGGACGCCAAGACACTGTCCGGTATCCTGGGCCACACCAACGCCTCCTTCACGCTGGATACCTACACCCATGTCACCTCAGATATGCAAAAGCAGGCTTGCGGCATCGTAGGCGGCTTCATGGAGGATATTTTCGGAAAGGAGTTGAAACCGTGGCAAGAAAACGAAAAGCCGGAGACGGAACAGTAA